In one window of Frigoriglobus tundricola DNA:
- a CDS encoding S9 family peptidase, producing the protein MSRFPFPARRGFAALVLFCGVVATLRAEDAPKADDKQQIAEIEKQLADLQKKLDELKGKGPAPATGSKKALTFADVDTWRSVRSAALSPDGKWFAIRVGPNEGETDLVLRNNADGKETKFPGGGGFGSTAFSLDSKWLAFTYTPYTKAGSTPPAGARPKAKLVLVNLATGDKTEIEGAAAFRFNGELATHIAFRKATEPTSAPSGPAGPPAPGTPAPPAGSDLVLRDLAAGTDFVLGNVADYDFDKKGEWLVTVIDAAGQIGNGVHLRDMKTGAVYPIESGKANYRGLAWNDEHTAFSVTKATDDPAYDGKAVAVLGFTDLGPKTTKTVFDPKDDKDFPKEMAISGTAAWTDALDGFSFSITERKKKGETAPAPKEVKTDTKADPKDDSKKGKKAPAPTATGSGDGTKPDLVVWHWKDERLQPMQEKQATADRAVTYSAVYWTKDKKFVRLADDKLKAVTLAPKQKFAIGRDSKPYEYMSYLNGKLFTDVYVVDPKTGTKTKAVEKLVSLFFGGASPAPAPTGTHFLYYKDGHYHVYDLAAGKSTNVTEKVGTSFVDADDDHNFDRPATPALGWSRDGQFVLLSDGWDIWRVAIDGTGGQSLTENGKKDGIRYRGLTQFEPEPKPGTDLTRPVFTSMYGEWTKKDGLARIDPSKAGANVLLWGDYAYGAPQKARKADVFAYTRQTSVEYPDYYLTDATFKDAKKVTDVNPQQKEYKWSPGAKLIEYKGVNGKRLQGALFLPAGYEPGKKYPTIVYIYEKLSQGLHRYQAPALNAIGSIYTSAGYAVLTPDITYKLNDPGVSAAECILPALDAAVATGIVDNDKLALHGHSWGGYQTAFLVTLTDRFKCAIAGAALTDLVSMYSSVYWNVGMANQPIFESSQGRFTGGYWDLQEAYIRNSPVYHAKNVKTPLLLLHNDKDGAVDFTQGVEYYNTLRRLQKPVVMLQYKGENHGLVKQENRKDYALRMKEFFDHYLMGKPAPDWWAEGVPHLKMDDHLKARPKP; encoded by the coding sequence GTGTCCCGCTTCCCGTTCCCCGCCCGACGCGGGTTCGCCGCCCTGGTGCTGTTCTGCGGCGTCGTTGCGACCCTTCGCGCCGAAGACGCGCCCAAAGCCGACGACAAGCAGCAAATTGCGGAGATCGAAAAACAGCTCGCCGACCTTCAAAAGAAGCTCGACGAACTGAAGGGCAAAGGCCCGGCGCCCGCTACAGGCTCCAAGAAGGCACTGACCTTCGCGGACGTGGACACGTGGCGCAGCGTCCGCTCGGCCGCGCTCTCGCCCGACGGCAAGTGGTTCGCCATCCGCGTGGGACCAAACGAGGGCGAAACCGACCTCGTCCTCCGCAACAACGCCGACGGCAAGGAGACGAAGTTCCCCGGTGGCGGCGGGTTCGGGAGCACCGCGTTCTCACTCGATAGTAAATGGCTCGCGTTCACCTACACGCCGTACACGAAGGCCGGCAGCACGCCGCCGGCAGGCGCGCGGCCGAAGGCGAAGCTCGTGCTGGTGAACCTCGCAACGGGCGACAAAACGGAGATCGAGGGCGCCGCCGCGTTCCGCTTCAACGGCGAACTCGCGACCCACATCGCTTTCCGCAAAGCGACGGAGCCGACCAGCGCACCGAGCGGCCCGGCCGGTCCGCCCGCGCCGGGCACCCCGGCCCCGCCGGCCGGTTCCGACCTCGTCCTGCGCGACCTGGCGGCCGGGACCGACTTCGTCCTGGGGAACGTCGCCGATTACGACTTCGACAAGAAGGGCGAATGGCTCGTCACCGTCATCGACGCGGCCGGGCAGATCGGTAACGGCGTTCACCTACGCGACATGAAGACCGGTGCCGTGTACCCGATTGAGAGCGGAAAGGCGAACTACCGCGGTCTGGCGTGGAACGACGAGCACACCGCCTTCAGCGTCACAAAGGCCACCGACGACCCGGCCTACGACGGAAAGGCGGTTGCGGTCCTGGGCTTCACCGACCTCGGCCCGAAAACGACGAAAACCGTGTTCGATCCGAAGGACGACAAGGACTTCCCCAAGGAAATGGCGATCAGCGGCACCGCCGCGTGGACGGATGCGCTCGACGGCTTCAGTTTCAGCATCACCGAGCGCAAGAAGAAGGGCGAGACGGCCCCCGCACCGAAGGAAGTGAAGACGGACACCAAGGCCGATCCCAAGGACGACAGCAAGAAGGGGAAGAAGGCCCCCGCCCCGACCGCCACCGGCAGCGGCGACGGCACCAAGCCGGACCTCGTGGTGTGGCACTGGAAGGACGAGCGCCTCCAGCCCATGCAGGAGAAGCAGGCCACGGCCGACCGGGCCGTGACCTACAGCGCGGTGTACTGGACGAAGGACAAGAAGTTCGTGCGCCTGGCCGACGACAAGTTGAAGGCCGTTACGCTCGCCCCGAAGCAGAAATTCGCCATCGGCCGCGACAGCAAGCCCTACGAGTACATGAGCTACCTGAACGGCAAGCTGTTCACCGACGTGTACGTGGTCGACCCGAAGACCGGCACGAAGACGAAGGCGGTGGAGAAGCTCGTCAGCCTGTTCTTCGGTGGCGCGAGCCCCGCCCCGGCGCCGACCGGCACGCACTTCCTCTACTACAAGGACGGCCACTACCACGTCTACGACCTGGCCGCGGGCAAGAGCACGAACGTGACGGAGAAGGTCGGCACGTCGTTCGTCGATGCCGACGACGATCACAACTTCGACAGGCCCGCCACACCGGCTCTCGGCTGGAGCCGCGACGGCCAGTTCGTGCTGCTCTCCGACGGCTGGGACATCTGGCGCGTCGCGATCGACGGGACCGGCGGCCAGAGCCTCACCGAGAACGGCAAGAAGGACGGCATCCGCTACCGCGGCCTCACGCAGTTCGAGCCCGAGCCCAAGCCGGGGACCGACCTGACGCGACCGGTGTTCACGAGCATGTACGGCGAGTGGACGAAGAAGGACGGTCTCGCCCGCATCGACCCGTCGAAGGCCGGGGCGAATGTGCTGCTGTGGGGCGATTACGCCTACGGCGCGCCGCAGAAGGCGCGCAAGGCCGACGTGTTCGCGTACACGCGGCAGACCTCGGTCGAGTACCCCGACTACTACCTGACGGACGCCACGTTCAAGGACGCGAAGAAGGTGACGGATGTGAACCCGCAGCAGAAGGAGTACAAGTGGTCGCCCGGGGCGAAGCTGATCGAGTACAAGGGCGTGAACGGGAAGCGGCTCCAGGGCGCGCTGTTCCTGCCGGCCGGCTATGAGCCGGGCAAGAAGTACCCGACCATCGTGTACATCTACGAGAAGCTGTCGCAGGGGCTGCACCGGTATCAGGCCCCGGCGCTCAACGCGATCGGCTCGATCTACACGTCGGCCGGGTACGCGGTGCTGACGCCGGACATCACCTACAAGCTGAACGACCCGGGCGTGTCCGCGGCCGAGTGCATCCTGCCGGCGCTCGACGCTGCCGTCGCCACCGGGATCGTGGACAACGACAAACTCGCGCTGCACGGGCACTCGTGGGGCGGCTACCAGACCGCCTTCCTGGTGACCCTGACGGACCGGTTCAAGTGCGCCATCGCCGGCGCCGCACTGACCGACCTCGTGAGCATGTACAGCAGCGTGTACTGGAACGTCGGCATGGCGAACCAGCCGATCTTCGAGAGCAGCCAGGGCCGGTTCACCGGCGGGTACTGGGACTTACAGGAGGCGTACATCCGCAACTCGCCGGTGTACCACGCGAAGAACGTGAAAACCCCGCTGCTGTTGCTCCACAACGACAAAGACGGGGCGGTCGATTTCACGCAGGGCGTGGAGTACTACAACACGCTCCGCCGGTTGCAGAAGCCGGTGGTGATGTTGCAGTACAAGGGCGAGAACCACGGCCTCGTGAAGCAGGAGAACCGTAAGGACTACGCGCTCCGGATGAAGGAGTTCTTCGACCACTACCTGATGGGCAAGCCGGCGCCGGACTGGTGGGCCGAGGGCGTCCCGCACCTGAAGATGGACGACCACCTGAAGGCCCGACCCAAGCCGTGA
- a CDS encoding C2 family cysteine protease, with product MSNPAGAAGVSASHALSPNNSYAFSGASNTAARAWSTTVQPAAVTASVAVDVNSLIPAQLFVNGANLDTATPTYDAVVITRGVQASLVQVINGQTTTLAAVTSSDYVSGKWVDVELTAQGTSLAASIYRTDTKQWLTSTGTWASTPAFAFTVSNATSLAAGVAGIGRAASYYGTINFDNFTAGAVGTVGPAVTVTSDANASTVSGAVTFQAAVTGTAGPVAFLLNGQVQTTSAAPSASWTLNSAQLANGTYTLTVLAGGADGTVGTGTYTFTVANVPPPPTTTAPQQTISANPVSAVSYSLPPAADTLFGPNGPSYLDVHQGQSGDCWLIAALAEVAAQDPQAIRNMFTYDGTTTENGTVVGVYTVRFFNSSNVAEYVTIDTLLPAGGSYYDQPVNGVLWVALAEKAYAVANGLGYVTSGVTNTNSYDALYSGTASWAIQAVTGKPASNDFTDPAKVAAAVQAGGFVVLATDSPPDSHVLANHAYSVVGYDASTGLFELMNPWGGTTSSNLSPQNGQIYGLFTATASFLSANFSVESIGTR from the coding sequence GTGAGCAACCCCGCCGGCGCCGCCGGCGTGAGTGCGTCGCACGCGCTCAGCCCCAACAACAGCTACGCCTTCTCAGGCGCGTCGAACACGGCCGCCCGCGCGTGGTCCACAACCGTCCAGCCGGCCGCCGTGACGGCCTCCGTGGCGGTGGACGTCAACAGTCTCATCCCCGCGCAACTGTTCGTGAACGGGGCGAACCTGGACACGGCGACCCCGACCTACGACGCGGTCGTCATCACCCGCGGGGTCCAGGCCAGTCTGGTTCAGGTGATCAACGGGCAGACCACGACCCTCGCCGCGGTGACGTCCTCGGACTACGTGAGCGGGAAGTGGGTGGACGTGGAACTCACGGCGCAGGGGACCAGTCTCGCGGCGTCGATCTATCGGACCGATACCAAACAGTGGCTGACCTCGACCGGCACGTGGGCGTCGACCCCGGCGTTCGCCTTTACCGTCTCGAACGCCACGAGCCTCGCGGCCGGTGTGGCGGGGATCGGGCGGGCCGCCAGCTACTACGGAACGATCAACTTCGATAACTTCACCGCCGGCGCGGTCGGCACGGTCGGCCCCGCGGTGACCGTCACGTCCGACGCGAACGCGAGTACGGTGTCGGGGGCCGTCACGTTCCAGGCCGCGGTAACGGGAACCGCCGGTCCGGTCGCGTTCCTGTTGAACGGCCAGGTCCAGACCACCTCCGCCGCCCCGTCCGCGAGCTGGACACTCAACTCCGCCCAGCTCGCGAACGGAACCTACACGCTCACCGTGCTGGCGGGCGGAGCGGACGGTACGGTCGGAACGGGCACGTACACCTTTACCGTGGCCAACGTGCCGCCCCCGCCGACGACGACCGCGCCCCAGCAGACGATCAGCGCCAACCCGGTCTCGGCGGTGAGTTACTCCCTCCCGCCCGCAGCGGACACGCTGTTCGGGCCGAACGGCCCGTCCTATCTCGACGTGCATCAGGGGCAGTCGGGCGACTGCTGGCTCATCGCGGCCCTGGCGGAGGTGGCCGCCCAGGACCCGCAGGCCATCCGCAACATGTTCACTTACGACGGCACCACGACGGAAAACGGGACCGTTGTCGGCGTCTACACGGTCCGCTTCTTCAACAGCAGCAACGTGGCCGAGTACGTCACCATCGACACCCTCCTGCCCGCCGGCGGCAGCTATTACGACCAGCCGGTCAACGGCGTGTTGTGGGTGGCGCTGGCCGAGAAGGCCTACGCCGTGGCGAACGGTCTCGGGTACGTGACCAGCGGCGTCACCAACACGAACTCCTACGACGCGCTGTACTCCGGAACCGCGTCCTGGGCGATCCAGGCCGTTACCGGCAAACCGGCGAGTAACGACTTCACCGACCCCGCCAAGGTCGCGGCCGCGGTCCAGGCGGGCGGGTTCGTCGTGCTGGCGACGGACTCACCGCCTGATTCGCACGTCCTGGCGAACCACGCCTACTCGGTCGTCGGCTACGACGCATCGACCGGGCTCTTCGAGCTGATGAACCCGTGGGGCGGAACCACCTCTTCGAACCTCAGCCCCCAGAACGGCCAGATTTACGGCCTGTTCACCGCCACCGCGTCCTTCCTGTCGGCCAACTTCTCGGTCGAGTCCATCGGGACGCGCTGA
- a CDS encoding alpha/beta hydrolase-fold protein, with amino-acid sequence MLDGWTRVTIGAKAADVFAPIDALPQCVLYLHSLAEESPATDAAFTAALRRHRLRCLAPCGGWCWWADRVCPEFDPAITPERFLLNVLVPWAEAEWHLGPRAVALVGAEMGGQGAMRIAFRHPERFPVVASLAGALDCQDWYGRGTPLDEMYESRERCRLDTAILHLDGHHWPRHIWFWCAPADATCYRGNDRLYEKLSAMGVPHTADLDTRASPDQMIPPVLDFVASALAKEAKRLM; translated from the coding sequence ATGCTCGACGGTTGGACCCGCGTCACAATCGGCGCCAAGGCGGCCGACGTGTTCGCCCCGATCGATGCCCTTCCCCAGTGTGTGCTGTACCTTCACTCGCTCGCGGAAGAGTCACCCGCGACCGACGCGGCCTTCACCGCCGCCCTCCGCCGGCACCGGTTACGGTGTCTCGCCCCGTGCGGCGGGTGGTGCTGGTGGGCGGACCGGGTCTGCCCCGAGTTCGACCCGGCCATCACACCTGAACGCTTTCTCCTCAACGTTTTGGTGCCGTGGGCGGAAGCCGAGTGGCACCTCGGCCCGCGGGCGGTGGCGCTTGTGGGAGCGGAGATGGGCGGTCAGGGCGCGATGCGAATTGCGTTCCGGCACCCCGAGCGGTTCCCGGTCGTTGCGAGCCTCGCGGGCGCCCTCGACTGCCAGGACTGGTACGGCCGCGGAACGCCGCTGGACGAAATGTACGAGAGCCGCGAGCGGTGCCGACTCGACACCGCCATCCTCCATCTCGACGGCCACCACTGGCCGCGCCACATTTGGTTCTGGTGCGCCCCGGCCGACGCGACCTGTTACCGCGGCAACGATCGGTTGTACGAGAAGCTGTCCGCGATGGGGGTTCCGCACACCGCGGACCTGGACACACGCGCCAGTCCGGACCAGATGATTCCGCCGGTGCTCGACTTCGTCGCTTCGGCGCTGGCAAAAGAGGCGAAACGGCTGATGTGA
- the pyk gene encoding pyruvate kinase, translated as MSRRTKIVATLGPATDSPEVMDAVLRAGVDVARVNFSHGTAEEHIARVERFRDSARRVGKYAAVMADLPGPKMRVRMPALRFLNYGDPVVFSLSAAPVEPGDLVLTEPELLADVRPGQRMLLDDGRLQLEAGETQKGRLFSKVLVGGTLHPNKGLNLPDTPLSIAALTERDRAAITVAARAEVDWVAVSFVRTAEAADEVRAACAACGLNVPVLAKIERPEAVGRAAAIVAAFDAIMVARGDLGVELPLERVPSVQKMLIAEARAAGKPVITATDMLDSMRNNPRPTRAEASDVANAIYDGTDAVMLSGETAVGAYPVDAVTCMSRIAEETEAHIHLTRTAPPHAPVNEDSDGPITLAACSLADEVNATAIVTPTLSGRTAKLAARYRPWARVIAVAPTDAVLQRLALVWGITPVRMTPVDTGGDRMATAVLDAFTAGTIRVGERVVVLAGHPIAGGPRFPTVRVVRVGEGGVSTEP; from the coding sequence ATGAGCCGCCGAACCAAGATCGTGGCCACCCTCGGGCCGGCGACCGACTCACCGGAGGTCATGGACGCGGTCCTCCGTGCGGGCGTCGACGTGGCCCGGGTGAACTTCTCGCACGGGACCGCGGAGGAACACATCGCCCGCGTCGAGCGGTTCCGCGATTCGGCCCGCCGCGTGGGCAAGTACGCCGCGGTCATGGCCGACCTGCCCGGCCCGAAGATGCGCGTGCGGATGCCCGCCCTGCGGTTCCTGAACTACGGCGACCCCGTCGTCTTCTCGCTCTCCGCCGCACCGGTGGAACCCGGCGACCTCGTCCTCACCGAACCGGAACTGCTCGCCGACGTGCGGCCCGGCCAGCGGATGCTGCTCGACGACGGCCGGCTCCAGCTCGAGGCCGGTGAGACCCAAAAGGGCCGGCTATTTTCCAAGGTCCTCGTGGGCGGCACGCTGCACCCGAACAAGGGGCTGAACCTGCCGGACACGCCGCTGAGCATCGCCGCGCTCACCGAGCGCGACCGCGCGGCCATCACCGTCGCCGCCCGCGCCGAGGTCGACTGGGTCGCGGTCTCGTTCGTGCGGACGGCCGAGGCCGCCGACGAGGTGCGGGCCGCGTGCGCCGCGTGCGGGTTGAACGTGCCGGTGCTGGCGAAGATCGAGAGGCCGGAGGCGGTCGGCCGCGCCGCCGCCATCGTCGCCGCGTTCGACGCGATCATGGTGGCCCGCGGCGACCTGGGCGTCGAACTCCCCCTCGAGCGCGTGCCGTCCGTCCAGAAAATGCTCATCGCGGAGGCCCGCGCCGCCGGCAAGCCGGTCATCACGGCGACCGACATGCTCGACTCGATGCGGAACAACCCGCGGCCGACCCGGGCCGAGGCGAGCGACGTGGCGAACGCCATCTACGACGGCACCGACGCGGTGATGCTGTCGGGCGAGACGGCCGTGGGCGCGTACCCCGTGGACGCGGTGACCTGCATGAGCCGCATCGCGGAGGAGACGGAAGCGCACATCCACCTGACCCGCACCGCCCCCCCGCACGCCCCGGTGAACGAGGACAGCGACGGCCCGATCACGCTGGCCGCGTGTTCGCTGGCGGACGAGGTGAACGCCACCGCGATCGTGACGCCGACGCTGTCCGGGCGGACGGCCAAGCTGGCGGCGCGGTACCGGCCCTGGGCGCGGGTCATAGCGGTCGCGCCGACCGACGCGGTTCTACAACGGCTGGCCCTCGTATGGGGCATTACGCCGGTGCGGATGACGCCGGTCGATACCGGCGGGGACCGCATGGCGACGGCGGTGCTCGACGCGTTCACGGCCGGCACGATCCGCGTGGGCGAGCGCGTCGTCGTTCTCGCCGGGCACCCGATCGCCGGCGGCCCGCGCTTCCCCACGGTCCGCGTCGTGCGCGTCGGTGAGGGCGGCGTGTCAACGGAACCGTAG
- the mog gene encoding molybdopterin adenylyltransferase, with the protein MRIGILTVSDRASRGVYEDKGGPAIRACLAEFLSCEWEPHALVIPDEQDQIEATLKAMCDDEGCCLVVTTGGTGPAKRDVTPEATEAVCEKMLPGFGELMRAVSLQSVPTAILSRQTAGIRGESLIVNLPGKPAAIRECLLAVMPAIPYCIDLIGGPVLTTNEEVVKAFRPKQ; encoded by the coding sequence ATGCGCATCGGCATTCTTACCGTTTCCGACCGCGCGAGCCGCGGCGTGTACGAAGACAAGGGCGGTCCCGCGATCCGCGCGTGCCTGGCCGAGTTCCTCTCATGCGAATGGGAGCCGCACGCGCTCGTCATCCCGGACGAGCAGGACCAGATCGAGGCGACACTCAAGGCAATGTGCGATGATGAGGGGTGTTGCCTCGTCGTCACCACGGGTGGGACCGGGCCGGCGAAGCGCGACGTGACCCCCGAAGCGACCGAGGCCGTGTGTGAGAAGATGCTCCCGGGCTTCGGGGAGCTGATGCGCGCGGTGTCGCTCCAGTCGGTGCCCACGGCGATCCTGTCGCGGCAAACGGCGGGCATCCGCGGTGAATCGCTGATCGTGAACCTGCCGGGCAAGCCCGCCGCGATCCGCGAGTGCCTGCTCGCGGTGATGCCCGCCATTCCTTACTGCATCGACCTCATCGGCGGGCCGGTCCTGACGACCAACGAAGAGGTGGTAAAAGCGTTTCGGCCCAAACAATAA
- a CDS encoding TIGR03067 domain-containing protein, producing the protein MKAFAAAVGVFVCLALSARAAEEKIDLSGKYTVVSGKKNGADIDKTAKKATYTATADAFTIAGGDKKFVFSYRLKPGTTPVEIDMVVAEGPDGTKGTLAVGIIEQKGDTLKLAYSLDKEKRPKDFDGSAGYLIELKKEK; encoded by the coding sequence ATGAAAGCGTTCGCAGCGGCGGTCGGGGTGTTCGTCTGTCTGGCGCTGTCGGCCCGAGCGGCCGAAGAGAAGATCGATCTGAGCGGGAAGTACACTGTCGTATCGGGCAAGAAGAACGGGGCCGATATAGACAAGACGGCCAAAAAGGCGACGTACACGGCCACCGCCGACGCGTTCACCATCGCCGGGGGCGACAAAAAGTTCGTGTTCAGCTATCGGCTGAAGCCGGGCACGACCCCGGTCGAAATCGACATGGTGGTGGCGGAGGGGCCGGACGGCACGAAGGGGACGCTCGCGGTCGGCATCATCGAGCAGAAGGGCGACACGCTCAAGTTGGCGTACTCGCTCGACAAGGAAAAGCGGCCGAAGGATTTCGACGGCTCGGCCGGGTACCTGATCGAACTCAAGAAGGAGAAGTGA
- a CDS encoding HEAT repeat domain-containing protein — MSWSNLAPRRGLSFSGWALSLFLLLLPSALLFALAYRSDSGPVAVGACVQSLFALVFLRAHPVWRPPVSASLIALYLIGLAWLWLPTRGSSDWAVHIGQSVLLLVSVGLAAFHDLTRTGAEPLRRANKWCSRLASRIHWPLQLADCRTLPEVAALREAVRDEVRPVLALLADPRPEVQCAALGALEYRPHWQPGEAELVLKTGRDSLEPAVRAAAAYAMAGVTSADLIAGLASLLRDPVAEVRAAAAEALLWDADARWPFARAGVRDALSDVRLANDGPLFAAGRVPAAAVADLITWAEEHAPLAQRAISTLIEQFHRDLTDGGRPELGSQLAAMTLDPDCPPGLRVELAALLRDHNLLTPDLLDRLTNLDQPGPIRLFAAEQMLRINPHDTDGVDVLRGLARQPNREMAMAVAGVLQNLLGLDLGLPPGELPAPTSKTAADVARACSSGRTAGRAN; from the coding sequence ATGTCGTGGTCTAATCTGGCCCCGCGCCGCGGTCTCAGCTTCAGCGGCTGGGCGCTGAGCCTGTTTCTGCTCCTGCTACCCAGTGCCCTGCTGTTCGCCCTGGCGTACCGCTCGGACTCGGGGCCGGTCGCTGTCGGGGCCTGTGTTCAATCACTGTTCGCTCTCGTGTTCTTGCGGGCGCACCCCGTTTGGCGCCCGCCGGTCAGCGCGTCCCTGATCGCTCTCTACCTCATTGGCCTCGCCTGGCTCTGGCTCCCGACCCGCGGCTCGTCCGATTGGGCCGTCCACATCGGGCAGTCCGTTCTGCTCCTCGTGTCGGTCGGTCTGGCCGCGTTCCACGATCTGACGCGCACCGGCGCCGAACCGCTCCGGCGGGCGAACAAGTGGTGCAGCCGGCTCGCCTCGCGTATTCACTGGCCGCTCCAGCTCGCGGACTGCCGCACGCTGCCGGAGGTGGCCGCGCTCCGCGAGGCCGTTCGTGACGAGGTTCGCCCGGTCCTCGCCCTGCTGGCCGACCCGCGCCCGGAGGTTCAGTGCGCCGCCCTCGGGGCGCTCGAGTACCGCCCGCACTGGCAACCGGGCGAGGCCGAACTGGTACTGAAAACCGGTCGCGACAGCCTGGAACCGGCGGTCCGCGCCGCCGCGGCTTACGCGATGGCCGGCGTCACCTCCGCCGACCTCATTGCCGGACTGGCGTCCCTGCTCCGGGACCCGGTCGCCGAGGTCCGCGCCGCCGCCGCCGAGGCGCTCCTGTGGGACGCGGACGCCCGCTGGCCGTTCGCCCGTGCCGGCGTCCGAGACGCGCTCTCCGACGTGCGGTTGGCGAACGACGGCCCGCTGTTCGCGGCCGGGCGCGTCCCCGCCGCCGCCGTTGCCGACCTCATCACGTGGGCGGAAGAACACGCGCCGCTCGCCCAGCGTGCCATTTCCACGCTGATCGAGCAGTTTCACCGCGACCTGACCGACGGCGGGCGGCCCGAACTCGGCAGCCAACTCGCCGCGATGACGCTCGATCCGGACTGCCCGCCGGGCCTCCGTGTGGAACTCGCGGCCCTGCTCCGCGACCACAATCTGCTCACGCCCGACCTGCTGGACCGGCTAACCAATCTGGACCAGCCCGGCCCGATCCGCTTGTTCGCGGCCGAACAGATGCTGCGAATTAACCCGCACGACACGGACGGGGTGGACGTGCTCCGCGGGCTCGCCCGCCAGCCGAACCGGGAAATGGCAATGGCGGTCGCGGGGGTGCTCCAGAACCTCCTCGGCCTCGATCTCGGGCTGCCGCCGGGCGAACTCCCGGCCCCGACCTCGAAGACCGCTGCCGACGTCGCGCGCGCGTGCTCCAGTGGGCGAACGGCGGGTCGGGCGAACTGA
- a CDS encoding tetratricopeptide repeat protein encodes MVTASGRWTLRAVAALGLGLLLTGATVAAKDDEKNPLREELLKLNSITGEEAQRTRLVALAKDKEKAKKLVAEAGKMLKEAKGKESPFNYNSTSMLARLALFNKQYDSAEKFYNALIESATRLKSGSKMTAAYHGLIDVYLESKQYALASETCEKAIDAAGPKEFEDEKIFYVEKFIKSLAKEEKFDEALRQAERLVKETEGSWYFLQTKGWVLREQGKLPAAIEAYTESLEKIDENKALEPKVRDRFKDVTRYILTGLYVDNKDVEKAAKELQTLIKRNPDNPTYKNDLGFIWCDHDMNLDESEKLIKDALDLDKKAQEKAKADGDIEEVKPNAAYLDSLGWVYFKQKKYKEALEPLKQASADAEDGAHLEIWDHLADCYMALGQKKDAIATWEKGLKYEDLSKRDTERRRKVSEKLKKARAAQD; translated from the coding sequence ATGGTTACGGCGAGTGGACGGTGGACGCTGCGAGCGGTCGCGGCACTTGGGCTCGGGCTGCTCCTCACCGGCGCCACGGTTGCGGCGAAGGACGACGAGAAGAACCCGCTGCGCGAGGAACTGCTCAAGCTCAACTCGATCACCGGCGAAGAGGCGCAACGGACCCGGCTCGTGGCGCTCGCCAAGGACAAGGAGAAGGCGAAGAAGCTCGTGGCCGAGGCCGGCAAGATGCTAAAGGAGGCGAAGGGCAAGGAGAGCCCCTTCAACTACAACAGCACGTCCATGCTCGCCCGGCTCGCGCTCTTCAACAAGCAGTACGACAGCGCCGAAAAGTTCTACAACGCGCTGATCGAGAGCGCGACCCGGCTCAAGAGCGGCAGCAAGATGACAGCCGCGTACCACGGCCTGATTGACGTGTACCTGGAGAGCAAGCAGTACGCGCTCGCCTCGGAAACGTGCGAAAAAGCGATCGACGCCGCGGGCCCCAAAGAGTTCGAAGACGAGAAGATCTTCTACGTCGAGAAGTTCATCAAGTCGCTGGCCAAGGAGGAGAAGTTCGACGAGGCGTTGCGCCAGGCCGAGCGGCTCGTGAAGGAGACCGAGGGGAGCTGGTACTTCCTGCAGACGAAGGGCTGGGTGCTCCGCGAACAGGGCAAGTTGCCCGCCGCGATCGAGGCGTACACCGAGTCGCTCGAAAAGATCGACGAGAACAAGGCCCTCGAGCCGAAGGTGCGGGACCGGTTCAAGGACGTCACCCGGTACATTCTCACCGGCCTATACGTTGACAACAAGGACGTCGAGAAGGCGGCGAAAGAGCTGCAAACGCTCATCAAGCGGAACCCGGACAACCCCACGTACAAGAACGACCTGGGGTTCATCTGGTGCGACCACGACATGAACCTGGACGAGTCCGAGAAGCTCATCAAGGACGCCCTCGACCTCGACAAGAAGGCGCAGGAGAAGGCCAAGGCGGACGGGGACATCGAGGAGGTGAAGCCGAACGCCGCGTACCTCGACAGCCTCGGCTGGGTGTACTTCAAGCAGAAGAAGTACAAGGAGGCGCTCGAGCCGCTGAAGCAGGCGTCGGCCGACGCCGAGGACGGCGCCCACCTGGAAATCTGGGACCACTTGGCCGACTGCTACATGGCCTTGGGGCAGAAGAAGGACGCCATCGCGACGTGGGAAAAGGGTCTCAAGTACGAGGACCTCTCGAAGCGCGACACGGAGCGCCGCCGAAAGGTGAGCGAGAAGCTGAAGAAGGCCCGCGCCGCTCAGGACTGA